A genome region from Nocardiopsis exhalans includes the following:
- the gyrA gene encoding DNA gyrase subunit A encodes MTDANSPDAPEGGDSGVESLPRVTDRIEPVDIQVEMQRSYLDYAMSVIVGRALPDVRDGLKPVHQRVLYAMYDGGYRPDRGYFKCARVVGDVMGNYHPHGDSAIYDTLVRLAQWWSMRMPLVDPNGNFGSPGNDPAAAMRYTECKLAPLAMEMLRDIDKETVDFRPNYDGRSSEPVVLPARFPNLLVNGSSGIAVGMATNIPPHNLREVADGVNWYLDNPEAEDEELLDQLIARVKGPDFPTRGLIVGKRGIEEAYRTGRGSITMRAVVEVEEDSRGRQTLVITELPYQVNPDNLALKIADLVKEGKMTGIADVRDESSGRTGQRLVIVLKRDAVAKVVLNNLYKHTQLQDTFGANMLALVDGVPRTLRLDQMIRHWVKHQVEVIVRRTQYLLRKAEERAHILRALLRAMDRIDEVISLIRSSASADEARTGLMGLLEIDDIQARAILDMQLRKLAALERNALTAEYDELMALIDDYNDILSSDVRQRSIIRAELGEIVEKYGDERRTHIIPFEGDMRMEDFIAEEDVVVTISRGGYAKRTRIDNYRAQKRGGKGVRGAQLKQDDIVQHFFVTTTHHWILCFTNQGRVYRTKAYELPEAARDARGQHVANLLPFQPGEEIAQIMALRDYEAAPYLVLATREGLVKKSRLEDFDSARAAGIIAINLREEDELIAARLVFPGDDLLLISSDAQAIRFPASDESLRPMGRATSGVIGMRFLEGDYLLSMDVIRPDDGSTDVLVTTENGYAKRTPSEQYPVQNRGGKGVLTAKVVEARGKLVGALMVDPEVDEIFAITSAGGVIRTGAAEVKQSGRTTMGVRLMNLDKGNKIVAVAANAEAAEEAEAEEVADAVEAAEAAAADTVEEQVSGEGNPDA; translated from the coding sequence GTGACGGATGCGAACAGCCCCGACGCCCCTGAGGGCGGTGACTCCGGTGTGGAGTCCCTGCCGCGCGTGACCGATCGGATCGAACCGGTCGACATCCAGGTCGAGATGCAGCGCAGCTACCTCGACTACGCGATGTCGGTCATCGTCGGCCGCGCCCTCCCCGACGTCCGTGACGGGCTCAAGCCGGTCCACCAGCGCGTGCTCTACGCGATGTACGACGGCGGCTACCGCCCCGACCGCGGGTACTTCAAGTGCGCCCGCGTCGTCGGTGACGTGATGGGTAACTACCACCCGCACGGTGACAGCGCCATCTACGACACCCTGGTCCGCCTGGCCCAGTGGTGGTCGATGCGGATGCCGCTGGTCGACCCGAACGGCAACTTCGGCTCGCCTGGCAACGACCCGGCCGCCGCCATGCGTTACACCGAGTGCAAGCTCGCGCCGCTGGCCATGGAGATGCTCCGGGACATCGACAAGGAGACCGTCGACTTCCGGCCCAACTACGACGGCCGTTCCTCCGAGCCCGTCGTACTGCCCGCCCGCTTCCCGAACCTGCTGGTCAACGGCTCCTCGGGTATCGCGGTCGGGATGGCGACCAACATTCCGCCGCACAACCTGCGCGAGGTCGCCGACGGCGTCAACTGGTACCTGGACAACCCCGAGGCCGAGGACGAGGAGCTGCTCGACCAGCTCATCGCCCGGGTCAAGGGCCCCGACTTCCCGACCCGAGGCCTCATCGTGGGCAAGCGCGGGATCGAGGAGGCCTACCGGACCGGCCGCGGCTCCATCACCATGCGCGCCGTGGTCGAGGTCGAGGAGGACAGCCGGGGCCGTCAGACCCTGGTCATCACCGAGCTGCCCTACCAGGTCAACCCGGACAACCTCGCGCTGAAGATCGCCGATCTTGTCAAGGAAGGCAAGATGACCGGCATCGCCGACGTGCGAGACGAGAGCAGCGGCCGTACCGGCCAGCGCCTGGTCATCGTGCTCAAGCGCGACGCCGTCGCCAAGGTCGTGCTGAACAACCTGTACAAGCACACCCAGCTGCAGGACACCTTCGGCGCGAACATGCTGGCCCTGGTCGACGGGGTGCCGCGCACCCTGCGTCTGGACCAGATGATCCGTCACTGGGTCAAGCACCAGGTCGAGGTCATCGTCCGCCGGACGCAGTACCTCCTGCGCAAGGCCGAGGAGCGCGCGCACATCCTGCGCGCCCTCCTGCGGGCCATGGACCGGATCGACGAGGTCATCAGCCTCATCCGGAGCAGTGCCTCCGCCGACGAGGCGCGCACCGGCCTGATGGGCCTGCTGGAGATCGACGACATCCAGGCCCGTGCGATCCTCGACATGCAGCTTCGCAAGCTCGCCGCCCTGGAGCGCAACGCCCTGACGGCCGAGTACGACGAGCTGATGGCGCTCATCGACGACTACAACGACATCCTCTCCTCGGACGTGCGCCAGCGGAGCATCATCCGCGCGGAGCTGGGCGAGATCGTCGAGAAGTACGGCGACGAGCGGCGCACGCACATCATCCCGTTCGAGGGTGACATGCGGATGGAGGACTTCATCGCCGAGGAGGACGTGGTCGTCACGATCTCCCGCGGTGGGTACGCCAAGCGCACCCGTATCGACAACTACCGCGCCCAGAAGCGCGGCGGCAAGGGCGTGCGGGGTGCCCAGCTCAAGCAGGACGACATCGTCCAGCACTTCTTCGTCACCACCACCCACCACTGGATCCTGTGCTTCACGAACCAGGGCCGGGTGTACCGGACGAAGGCCTACGAGCTGCCGGAGGCCGCTCGTGACGCCCGCGGCCAGCACGTCGCCAACCTGCTGCCCTTCCAGCCGGGCGAGGAGATCGCGCAGATCATGGCGCTGCGCGACTACGAGGCGGCGCCGTACCTGGTGCTGGCCACCCGCGAGGGCCTGGTCAAGAAGTCGCGCCTGGAGGACTTCGACTCCGCGCGCGCGGCGGGCATCATCGCGATCAACCTCCGCGAGGAGGACGAGCTGATCGCGGCGCGTCTGGTCTTCCCCGGCGACGACCTGCTGCTGATCTCCAGTGACGCCCAGGCGATCCGCTTCCCGGCCTCCGACGAGTCGTTGCGCCCCATGGGCCGCGCGACCAGCGGTGTGATCGGCATGCGGTTCCTGGAGGGCGACTACCTGCTCTCCATGGACGTCATCCGCCCCGACGACGGCTCCACCGACGTCCTGGTCACCACCGAGAACGGGTACGCCAAGCGGACCCCCTCGGAGCAGTACCCGGTGCAGAACCGCGGCGGCAAGGGCGTGCTGACGGCGAAGGTCGTGGAGGCCCGCGGCAAGCTGGTCGGTGCGCTCATGGTGGACCCGGAGGTGGACGAGATCTTCGCGATCACCTCCGCCGGCGGGGTCATCCGCACCGGAGCCGCCGAGGTGAAGCAGTCGGGCCGTACCACCATGGGCGTCCGCCTGATGAACCTGGACAAGGGCAACAAGATCGTGGCCGTCGCGGCCAACGCCGAGGCCGCGGAGGAGGCCGAGGCCGAGGAGGTCGCCGACGCCGTCGAGGCCGCCGAAGCCGCCGCGGCCGACACGGTCGAGGAGCAGGTCTCGGGTGAAGGCAACCCCGACGCCTAG
- the gyrB gene encoding DNA topoisomerase (ATP-hydrolyzing) subunit B, producing MAYDAGSITVLEGLEAVRKRPGMYIGSTGERGLHHLVYEVVDNSVDEALAGHADAIEVTLLADGGIRVADNGRGIPVGIHPVEKRPAVEVVLTTLHAGGKFDGKSYAVSGGLHGVGISVVNALSTALDVEIRQQGHVWRQHYEMTAPTGELIKGEETDETGTQITFWADGSIFETTTFSFETLARRMQEMAFLNKGLSITIRDERPDHIDDAPVVNTFHYEEGLSDYVRHINAKKEPAHASIISFEEEGEGIAVEVAMQWNQSYTSSVHTFANTINTAEGGTHEEGFRSALTTLVNRYARDQKLLRDKEDNLTGDDIREGLTAIISVKLADPQFEGQTKTKLGNTEAKSFVQKVTNEHLRDWFERNPGEGKDIVSKASQAARARVAARQARDLTRRKTLLETTSLPGKLSDCQSTNPEECEVYIVEGDSAGGSAKGGRNPHNQAILPIRGKILNVEKSRIDRILKNNEVQAIITALGTGIHEEFDAEKLRYHKVILMADADVDGQHIRTLLLTLLFRFMKPLVEAGNVYLAAPPLYKIKWDQKGSDAGYAFSDAERDRLIEAGIAEGKRDPRPRDMVQRFKGLGEMNANELWDTTMDPDRRVLLQVSLEDAAQADEMFSVLMGEDVESRRAFIQRNAKDVRFLDI from the coding sequence TTGGCCTACGACGCAGGATCAATCACGGTTCTCGAGGGGCTTGAGGCAGTACGCAAGCGCCCAGGCATGTACATCGGCTCCACCGGGGAGCGGGGTCTGCACCACCTGGTCTACGAGGTGGTCGACAACTCGGTCGACGAGGCGTTGGCGGGTCACGCCGACGCCATCGAGGTGACCCTGCTCGCCGACGGCGGCATCAGGGTGGCCGACAACGGTCGAGGTATTCCGGTCGGCATCCACCCCGTGGAGAAGCGTCCGGCCGTGGAGGTCGTCCTCACCACGCTGCACGCGGGCGGCAAGTTCGACGGCAAGTCCTACGCCGTCTCCGGCGGTCTGCACGGTGTCGGCATCTCCGTCGTCAACGCGCTGTCCACTGCCCTGGACGTGGAGATTCGTCAGCAGGGGCACGTCTGGCGCCAGCACTACGAGATGACCGCCCCCACCGGCGAGCTCATCAAGGGCGAGGAGACTGACGAGACCGGTACCCAGATCACCTTCTGGGCCGACGGCAGCATCTTCGAGACCACCACGTTCTCGTTCGAGACGCTGGCCCGCCGGATGCAGGAGATGGCCTTCCTCAACAAGGGGCTGTCCATCACCATCCGCGACGAGCGGCCCGACCACATCGACGACGCCCCGGTGGTCAACACCTTCCACTACGAGGAAGGGCTGTCGGACTACGTCCGGCACATCAACGCCAAGAAGGAGCCGGCGCACGCGTCGATCATCTCCTTCGAGGAGGAGGGCGAAGGCATCGCGGTCGAGGTCGCCATGCAGTGGAACCAGTCCTACACCTCGTCGGTGCACACCTTCGCCAACACCATCAACACGGCGGAGGGCGGTACGCACGAAGAGGGTTTCCGCTCCGCGCTCACCACTCTGGTCAACCGGTACGCCAGGGACCAGAAGCTGCTGCGCGACAAGGAGGACAACCTCACCGGTGACGACATCCGCGAGGGTCTGACCGCGATCATCTCGGTCAAGCTCGCCGACCCGCAGTTCGAGGGCCAGACCAAGACGAAGCTCGGCAACACCGAGGCCAAGTCCTTCGTCCAGAAGGTCACCAACGAGCACCTGCGCGACTGGTTCGAGCGCAACCCGGGTGAGGGCAAGGACATCGTGTCCAAGGCCAGCCAGGCCGCCCGTGCCCGGGTCGCCGCCCGCCAGGCCCGCGACCTGACCCGCCGCAAGACCCTCCTCGAGACCACCTCCCTCCCGGGCAAGCTGTCGGACTGCCAGTCCACCAACCCGGAGGAGTGCGAGGTCTACATCGTCGAGGGCGACTCGGCCGGTGGTTCCGCCAAGGGTGGTCGCAACCCGCACAACCAGGCCATCCTGCCCATCCGCGGCAAGATCCTGAACGTCGAGAAGTCCCGCATCGACCGCATCCTCAAGAACAACGAGGTCCAGGCGATCATCACCGCTCTGGGCACCGGTATCCACGAGGAGTTCGACGCCGAGAAGCTGCGGTACCACAAGGTCATCCTGATGGCCGACGCCGACGTCGACGGTCAGCACATCCGCACGCTGCTGCTCACGCTGCTGTTCCGCTTCATGAAGCCGCTGGTCGAGGCCGGGAACGTCTACCTGGCCGCCCCGCCGCTCTACAAGATCAAGTGGGACCAGAAAGGCAGCGACGCCGGCTACGCCTTCTCCGACGCCGAGCGCGACCGCCTCATCGAGGCCGGGATCGCCGAGGGTAAGAGGGACCCGCGCCCGCGCGACATGGTGCAGCGCTTCAAGGGTCTGGGCGAGATGAACGCCAACGAGCTGTGGGACACCACGATGGACCCGGACCGCCGTGTCCTGCTCCAGGTCAGTCTGGAGGACGCGGCCCAGGCCGACGAGATGTTCAGCGTGCTCATGGGTGAGGACGTCGAGTCGCGGCGCGCCTTCATCCAGCGCAACGCCAAGGACGTCCGTTTCCTGGACATCTAG
- a CDS encoding DUF721 domain-containing protein, whose translation MDKNPSGSPSASDSTPSPAPDPSPVSGADLARQALARAKAEARDRGAVPRGMNRNRKRGRLRSRNEPQLFGDAVRTWLIEHGWQEQVAIGGVFGRWADIVGDFNAEHLRPESYSEGELVVVADSPTMAAHARAMVRDLMRRLNEELGDGTVIAIKVKGPGFRRR comes from the coding sequence GTGGACAAGAATCCTTCGGGGTCCCCGTCCGCTTCTGATTCCACCCCTTCCCCCGCCCCGGACCCCTCCCCTGTCTCCGGTGCCGATCTGGCCCGCCAGGCGCTGGCACGGGCCAAGGCGGAGGCACGCGACCGCGGAGCGGTGCCCCGGGGGATGAACCGGAATCGAAAGCGTGGCCGATTGCGGTCACGGAACGAGCCCCAACTGTTCGGTGACGCGGTGCGCACCTGGCTGATCGAGCACGGTTGGCAGGAACAGGTGGCTATCGGCGGGGTGTTCGGCCGGTGGGCGGACATCGTGGGCGACTTCAACGCCGAGCACCTGCGACCGGAGAGTTATTCGGAAGGCGAACTCGTCGTGGTGGCTGATTCACCGACGATGGCGGCCCACGCGCGAGCGATGGTGCGGGATCTGATGCGCCGTCTGAACGAGGAGCTGGGGGACGGCACCGTTATCGCCATCAAGGTCAAGGGGCCCGGTTTCCGCCGTCGATGA
- the recF gene encoding DNA replication/repair protein RecF (All proteins in this family for which functions are known are DNA-binding proteins that assist the filamentation of RecA onto DNA for the initiation of recombination or recombinational repair.), which produces MYVSHLQLADFRSYESALLRLEPGVSVFVGSNGQGKTNLVEAIGYVATLGSHRVSSDTPLVRQGAPRAIVSAKVVRDGRDMMVDLEINPGRANRARVNRGAAGRPRDVLGILRTVLFAPEDLALVKGDPGERRRFLDDLLVARAPRMAGVRSDYERVLKQRNALLKSASARLRQRGTPDLSTLEVWDSHLAETGAELLSARLGLVEELRPLIAHSYAGLTDSGGPAVPTYRGSAVPEGQELPHDRPQLVGILRAAMTEARDRELQRGISLVGPHRDELHLQLGELPAKGYASQGESWSYALSFKLAAFELLRAEGDDPVLILDDVFAELDAERRRRLAERVRDAEQVLVTAAVGEDIPKELDGARFGVRRGVVESE; this is translated from the coding sequence ATGTACGTCTCCCACCTGCAACTGGCCGACTTCCGCTCCTATGAGTCGGCCCTGCTGCGACTCGAACCCGGCGTGAGCGTGTTCGTCGGCTCCAACGGCCAGGGCAAGACCAACCTGGTCGAGGCGATCGGTTACGTCGCCACCCTCGGCAGCCACCGGGTCTCCTCGGACACCCCGCTGGTCCGCCAGGGCGCGCCCCGAGCAATCGTCAGCGCCAAGGTCGTCCGGGACGGCCGGGACATGATGGTCGATCTGGAGATCAACCCGGGCAGGGCCAACCGGGCCCGGGTGAACCGCGGCGCGGCCGGGCGCCCCCGCGACGTGCTGGGCATCCTGCGCACTGTGCTCTTCGCCCCCGAGGACCTGGCTCTGGTCAAGGGCGACCCGGGTGAGCGGCGCCGCTTCCTCGACGACCTCCTGGTGGCGCGGGCCCCGCGGATGGCGGGGGTGCGCTCGGACTACGAGCGGGTGCTCAAGCAGCGCAACGCCCTGCTGAAGTCGGCCTCGGCCCGGTTGCGCCAGCGCGGCACCCCGGACCTGAGCACGCTGGAGGTCTGGGACTCCCACTTGGCCGAGACCGGGGCCGAGCTCCTGTCCGCCCGGCTGGGGTTGGTGGAGGAGCTGCGGCCGCTGATCGCGCACTCCTACGCGGGGCTGACCGACTCCGGTGGTCCGGCGGTGCCCACCTACCGCGGTTCGGCCGTCCCGGAGGGGCAGGAGCTTCCGCACGACCGTCCACAGCTTGTGGGCATCCTGCGCGCGGCCATGACCGAGGCGCGCGACCGCGAGCTCCAGCGGGGTATCAGTCTGGTCGGCCCGCACCGCGACGAACTCCACCTCCAGCTCGGTGAACTGCCCGCCAAGGGGTACGCCAGTCAGGGGGAGTCCTGGTCGTACGCGCTGTCCTTCAAACTGGCCGCGTTCGAGCTGCTGCGGGCCGAGGGTGACGACCCGGTCCTGATCCTGGACGACGTCTTCGCCGAGCTGGACGCCGAGCGCCGCCGCAGGCTGGCCGAGCGGGTGCGTGACGCGGAGCAGGTGCTGGTGACCGCTGCGGTGGGTGAGGACATCCCGAAGGAGCTGGACGGCGCCAGATTCGGGGTGCGCCGGGGGGTGGTCGAGAGTGAGTGA